Proteins encoded by one window of bacterium:
- a CDS encoding HAMP domain-containing histidine kinase produces MNTASLLTVMLGVVALCIATFNGLFFFLRRQERAHLWLAIAAAGMVPAAGFTAALYTSSGPWEAALYRQGSLFSLAVLAWGIARFSEELLEAPLGWLRPALVASIAVLIPVAWMPGVGHTLEPVVRMVPLFGIHYVDTVIALPNAAIAFLAFIPISLIVRHYRRHLPHVDVPTGPVLVATLFWAACAGFEIAVGTGLVEGPFVLVLGYDVFACTFTGLLVGRITRSRALGQEASEELHSLAEARLEAIRQRELQLAHGDRLATVGTLAAGVAHEINNPLAFVSANLNQLEELAKDPNEQDAPALFQEILLETREGLTRISSTVSGLVAMAQREEGAAHAVDLEDVVESVLRLARHQVPEDVVLRTDLDPATPVVGDERLLGQVVLNLLVNAIHAIPENRPGGGQITLRIRDHGERVELAVIDDGTGIPDDVLPLIFDSFFTTKEPGRGTGLGLPVTRQLIARHGGTIDVETNPKGTCMRISLPAALRRTVSTR; encoded by the coding sequence ATGAACACGGCTTCTCTCTTGACGGTCATGCTGGGGGTGGTGGCCCTGTGCATCGCCACCTTCAATGGGCTCTTCTTCTTCTTGCGAAGGCAAGAGCGAGCCCACCTGTGGCTCGCCATCGCGGCGGCGGGCATGGTTCCCGCTGCAGGCTTCACAGCCGCCCTCTACACGTCGAGCGGACCGTGGGAAGCGGCGCTCTACCGCCAGGGCTCCCTGTTTTCGCTTGCGGTGTTGGCCTGGGGAATCGCTCGTTTCAGCGAGGAACTCCTGGAAGCACCTCTCGGGTGGTTGCGCCCTGCCCTCGTCGCCAGCATCGCCGTGCTGATCCCCGTGGCCTGGATGCCTGGAGTGGGCCATACCCTGGAACCCGTCGTGCGTATGGTTCCCCTCTTCGGCATCCACTACGTCGATACCGTCATCGCGTTGCCGAACGCCGCCATCGCGTTTCTCGCGTTCATTCCGATCAGCCTGATCGTTCGCCACTATCGCCGCCACCTGCCCCATGTCGATGTGCCGACAGGCCCCGTCCTCGTGGCGACCCTCTTCTGGGCGGCTTGCGCCGGTTTCGAGATCGCAGTCGGTACGGGGCTCGTCGAAGGGCCCTTCGTTCTCGTCCTTGGCTATGACGTCTTTGCGTGCACGTTCACCGGGCTGCTCGTCGGTCGAATCACCCGTTCCCGTGCCCTCGGCCAGGAAGCCTCCGAGGAACTCCACAGCCTTGCCGAAGCGCGTCTCGAGGCCATCCGCCAGCGAGAGCTTCAGCTCGCCCACGGCGACCGGCTGGCCACCGTCGGCACGCTGGCGGCGGGGGTCGCCCATGAGATCAACAACCCGCTCGCGTTCGTCTCGGCCAACCTGAACCAGTTGGAGGAACTGGCCAAGGATCCGAATGAGCAGGACGCCCCGGCGCTCTTTCAGGAGATCCTGCTCGAAACCCGCGAAGGCCTGACGCGCATTTCCTCCACGGTCTCGGGCCTGGTGGCGATGGCGCAGCGGGAGGAAGGGGCCGCCCACGCGGTCGATCTCGAAGACGTGGTCGAATCCGTCCTGCGACTCGCCCGGCACCAGGTTCCCGAGGATGTCGTCTTGCGGACCGATCTGGACCCTGCCACCCCGGTGGTCGGTGACGAGCGGCTGCTAGGCCAGGTCGTGCTCAACTTGTTGGTGAACGCGATCCACGCGATCCCGGAAAACCGTCCCGGCGGAGGCCAGATCACCTTGCGGATCCGCGACCACGGCGAACGCGTGGAGCTGGCCGTGATCGACGACGGCACCGGGATCCCGGACGACGTGTTGCCGCTGATCTTTGATTCGTTCTTCACGACGAAGGAACCCGGCCGA